One Candidatus Regiella endosymbiont of Tuberolachnus salignus genomic window, CCGATGCCCAGCTGTAGCTGCCTTGACAGCCAGCGCTATCGCCAAATGCGTTTTCCCTACCCCAGGTGGGCCTAACAAAATGACGTTTTCATGATGTTCGACAAACCTCAGCCCCGCCAGCTCGCGGATAATTTTCCTGTCTATACTTGGTTGGAAAGTAAAGTCAAATTGCTCCAAGGTTTTTATCCACGGCAAACGTGCTTGTTTTAACCGCGATTCCAAGCCTTTTTGGTGACGCCCGTTCCATTCCTGGGCTAATGCCTGCTGGAGAAATTCACGGTAGTTCAGTGCTTTCTTGGTGGCTTCTTCACATAAACTCTCCAACGCATCGCCCAGGTAATCCATTTTTAACCGTATCAACAAGTTTTCCATTTCCATCAGAGTAGCTCCTCATACACACTGAGCGAACGAGACGCTACTCGATTGACCTGTTGCCAAAGGGCTTGATGATGTTCTGGCACCTTTTGCCAGCCCTGCGTTACCTCCTGCAAGAGATGCGTCGCGAGCAGTTGCTCATCGCCGTAAATACGTAGCGTATTATCTAAACCGATACGAATATTAACCGCACGACCACACCAGAATGAAGGCACGCTATAGCGATTACCTCTGACATCGATATAGCTGTCCCATGCCACTTGTCGTAGGTCGAAGTAGCTGGTATCGAAATCAGTCGCAGGGAGTGGCATCAAGGCTATTTTTTCCTCAGCAAAACGATTTTCCGGTGTCTGCTTGAATTGACGAAGATGACGCTGGTCTGCCACTTTCGCCAGCCACATCGCTAGCAGTTGATTAACATGAGCGAAACTCTCAAACTGACGGTAGCGAGTGAAAAAATTGTGTTTAACATAGCCCACCATCCGTTCGGTTTTGCCTTTCGTTTGCGGTCGATAAGGCTTACAGGCGCGAGGGCTAAACCCATAGTGATTAGCCAGTTGCAGGAAGCCCGCATTGAACTCGATGTGGCCATTTTGTCCATGTTTGATAACAGCGGCTTTTTGGTTATCTACCAAGACATTTTTTACGCTGCCACCGAAGTAATTGAAGCTGCGAACCAGCGATTCATACGTGTGCTCAGCATCTTGCTTAGGGGCAGCAAAGACATGAAAGCGACGCGAAAAACCGAGCGTATTAACGGCAAAATTAACC contains:
- the istA gene encoding IS21 family transposase encodes the protein MLRREDHYMIKQRHQQGAFIVDIAHQIGCSEKTVRRHISYPAPPTAKRGKKQVAKLEPFKDYIDSRLSEQVWNAAVIFEEIREKGYRGGSAMLRRYIHPKRPLRASKNTVRFETLPGYQLQHDWGEIIVEVAGSACTVNFAVNTLGFSRRFHVFAAPKQDAEHTYESLVRSFNYFGGSVKNVLVDNQKAAVIKHGQNGHIEFNAGFLQLANHYGFSPRACKPYRPQTKGKTERMVGYVKHNFFTRYRQFESFAHVNQLLAMWLAKVADQRHLRQFKQTPENRFAEEKIALMPLPATDFDTSYFDLRQVAWDSYIDVRGNRYSVPSFWCGRAVNIRIGLDNTLRIYGDEQLLATHLLQEVTQGWQKVPEHHQALWQQVNRVASRSLSVYEELL